A genomic segment from Danio aesculapii chromosome 17, fDanAes4.1, whole genome shotgun sequence encodes:
- the slc25a47b gene encoding solute carrier family 25 member 47-B translates to MHLADFLAGSVGGAFGVAVGYPLDTVKVRLQTQTGYSGFWQCVRKTCRNEGLRGFYRGMSMPISTVSVSSSLVFGTYRNILQFLHQLQHRSAAEPHHKAHIFLAGFAGGVTQVLVMAPADIVKVRLQCQTEPVQHISPDSSSKYRGPVHCLLRIVRDEGLLGLYKGSAALALRDGPSFATYFLTYNSICEILSTENQRPGWPVVLLAGGLSGMCGWAVGTPMDVIKSRLQVDGVSGRRYRGFLHCITHSVRTEGSGVLFRGLTVNCIRAFPVNMSVFAMYEAVVRLLR, encoded by the exons ATGCACCTGGCGGATTTTCTGGCCGGTTCCGTTGGAG GTGCGTTTGGAGTGGCGGTGGGATACCCACTGGACACAGTGAAG GTGAGACTCCAGACACAGACAGGTTATTCTGGATTTTGGCAATGTGTGAGGAAAACCTGCAGAAATGAAGGA ctgcgAGGTTTCTACAGAGGGATGTCGATGCCCATCAGCACCGTCTCCGTCAGCTCGTCTCTGGTGTTCGGCACTTACAGGAACATCCTGCAGTTTCTGCATCAGCTGCAGCACAGGAGCGCTGCAGAGCCGCATCACAAAGCACACATATTCCTGGCCGGATTCGCTGGAGGAGTCACTCAG gttttGGTGATGGCGCCTGCAGACATCGTGAAGGTGCGTCTTCAGTGTCAGACAGAGCCTGTTCAGCACATCAGTCCAGACTCCAGCAGTAAATACCGCGGCCCGGTACACTGTTTACTCCGCATCGTGCGGGACGAGGGTCTGCTGGGGCTCTATAAGGGGTCTGCTGCTTTAGCGCTGCGCGACGGACCCTCATTCGCCACTTACTTTCTCACATACAACTCCATTTGTGAAATACTGTCCACAGAGAACCAGCGGCCAG gctgGCCGGTGGTCCTCCTGGCGGGCGGCCTGTCCGGTATGTGCGGGTGGGCCGTGGGGACGCCGATGGACGTGATAAAGTCTCGTCTGCAGGTGGACGGAGTGAGCGGCCGGCGCTACAGAGGATTCCTGCACTGCATCACACACAGTGTGAGGACCGAGGGCTCGGGCGTCCTCTTCAGAGGCCTGACTGTAAACTGTATCCGTGCCTTCCCAGTCAACATGTCTGTCTTCGCCATGTATGAAGCCGTGGTTCGCCTTCTGCGCTGA